The Lycium barbarum isolate Lr01 chromosome 9, ASM1917538v2, whole genome shotgun sequence genome has a segment encoding these proteins:
- the LOC132609244 gene encoding transcription factor GTE1-like isoform X2, giving the protein MDVLFASHVMLAVGSGWGMENRNDAAPDLPIQELNENENAVSAENIKERVDEMVGKVDQLEQRLNGVEHFYSNTSKKQSNTPRGSSILKDKEKQISSFKRRQQDASRRQAAGTRRMQELVRQFGTIIRQITQHKWAEPFMEPVDVKGLGLHDYYEVIEKPMDFSTIKSKMEVKDGSGYKHVREICADVRLIFKNAMKYNEERDDVHVMARTLLGKFEEKWLQLLPKVDEEEKRRKEEEAEAQQDMQLAQEAVHAKMAKDLSLELDEVDMQLEELREMVLQKCRKMSTEDKKKLGNALTRLSPEDLNKALLIVAQNDPTFQATATEVELDMNVQSESTLWKLKFFVQDVLHAQGKSPASIGANNNNNSNLLNNNKRRREICDALAKSSQKRSKKPS; this is encoded by the exons ATGGATGTCTTGTTTGCCTCTCATGTGATGTTGGCTGTGGGAAGTGGGTGGggg ATGGAGAATAGAAACGACGCAGCTCCTGACCTCCCAATACAAGAGCTTAATGAGAATGAAAATGCTGTTTCTGCTGAAAATATCAAAGAACGTGTTGATGAAATGGTTGGGAAGGTTGATCAG CTTGAGCAGAGACTGAATGGTGTTGAGCATTTCTATTCCAATACTAGTAAAAAGCAATCAAACACGCCAAGAGGTAGCTCTATCCTGAAAGACAAAGAGAAACAGATTTCTAGCTTTAAAAGGCGGCAGCAGGATGCATCACGTAGACAAGCAGCTGGTACCAGGAGAATGCAAGAACTTGTGCGCCAATTTGGTACTATAATACGTCAG ATCACTCAGCACAAGTGGGCAGAACCTTTTATGGAACCCGTGGATGTTAAGGGTCTTGGATTGCACGATTACTATGAG GTTATTGAGAAGCCTATGGACTTTAGTACTATCAAAAGCAAGATGGAAGTAAAGGATGGTTCTGGCTATAAGCATGTCCGAGAGATATGTGCAGACGTTAGGCTAATATTTAAGAATGCAATGAAATACAATGAGGAAAGGGATGACGTTCATGTAATGGCGAGAACCTTATTGGGAAAATTTGAGGAGAAATGGTTGCAGCTTTTGCCAAAAGTGGATGAAGAG GAAAAACGGCGAAAGGAAGAGGAAGCAGAAGCCCAACAGGATATGCAGCTCGCTCAAGAGGCTGTTCATGCCAAAATGGCTAAAGATTTAAGCCTTGAG CTTGATGAGGTGGACATGCAACTGGAAGAACTCAGGGAAATGGTGCTTCAGAAATGCAG AAAGATGTCAACGGAAGACAAGAAAAAACTTGGAAATGCGCTCACAAGGCTTTCTCCTGAAGATCTTAATAAGGCACTATTGATTGTGGCACAAAATGATCCCACTTTCCAAGCGACAGCAACAGAAGTGGAGCTTGACATGAACGTTCAG AGCGAGTCCACATTATGGAAGTTGAAATTCTTCGTACAGGATGTGTTACATGCACAGGGAAAGAGCCCAGCGAGCATCGGagcaaacaacaacaataacagtaATCTCCTAAACAACAACAAACGTAGAAGAGAAATTTGCGATGCACTTGCCAAATCTTCCCAAAAAAGGAGTAAAAAGCCATCCTGA
- the LOC132609244 gene encoding transcription factor GTE1-like isoform X1 has protein sequence MDVLFASHVMLAVGSGWGMENRNDAAPDLPIQELNENENAVSAENIKERVDEMVGKVDQLEQRLNGVEHFYSNTSKKQSNTPRGSSILKDKEKQISSFKRRQQDASRRQAAGTRRMQELVRQFGTIIRQSICQITQHKWAEPFMEPVDVKGLGLHDYYEVIEKPMDFSTIKSKMEVKDGSGYKHVREICADVRLIFKNAMKYNEERDDVHVMARTLLGKFEEKWLQLLPKVDEEEKRRKEEEAEAQQDMQLAQEAVHAKMAKDLSLELDEVDMQLEELREMVLQKCRKMSTEDKKKLGNALTRLSPEDLNKALLIVAQNDPTFQATATEVELDMNVQSESTLWKLKFFVQDVLHAQGKSPASIGANNNNNSNLLNNNKRRREICDALAKSSQKRSKKPS, from the exons ATGGATGTCTTGTTTGCCTCTCATGTGATGTTGGCTGTGGGAAGTGGGTGGggg ATGGAGAATAGAAACGACGCAGCTCCTGACCTCCCAATACAAGAGCTTAATGAGAATGAAAATGCTGTTTCTGCTGAAAATATCAAAGAACGTGTTGATGAAATGGTTGGGAAGGTTGATCAG CTTGAGCAGAGACTGAATGGTGTTGAGCATTTCTATTCCAATACTAGTAAAAAGCAATCAAACACGCCAAGAGGTAGCTCTATCCTGAAAGACAAAGAGAAACAGATTTCTAGCTTTAAAAGGCGGCAGCAGGATGCATCACGTAGACAAGCAGCTGGTACCAGGAGAATGCAAGAACTTGTGCGCCAATTTGGTACTATAATACGTCAG TCTATTTGTCAGATCACTCAGCACAAGTGGGCAGAACCTTTTATGGAACCCGTGGATGTTAAGGGTCTTGGATTGCACGATTACTATGAG GTTATTGAGAAGCCTATGGACTTTAGTACTATCAAAAGCAAGATGGAAGTAAAGGATGGTTCTGGCTATAAGCATGTCCGAGAGATATGTGCAGACGTTAGGCTAATATTTAAGAATGCAATGAAATACAATGAGGAAAGGGATGACGTTCATGTAATGGCGAGAACCTTATTGGGAAAATTTGAGGAGAAATGGTTGCAGCTTTTGCCAAAAGTGGATGAAGAG GAAAAACGGCGAAAGGAAGAGGAAGCAGAAGCCCAACAGGATATGCAGCTCGCTCAAGAGGCTGTTCATGCCAAAATGGCTAAAGATTTAAGCCTTGAG CTTGATGAGGTGGACATGCAACTGGAAGAACTCAGGGAAATGGTGCTTCAGAAATGCAG AAAGATGTCAACGGAAGACAAGAAAAAACTTGGAAATGCGCTCACAAGGCTTTCTCCTGAAGATCTTAATAAGGCACTATTGATTGTGGCACAAAATGATCCCACTTTCCAAGCGACAGCAACAGAAGTGGAGCTTGACATGAACGTTCAG AGCGAGTCCACATTATGGAAGTTGAAATTCTTCGTACAGGATGTGTTACATGCACAGGGAAAGAGCCCAGCGAGCATCGGagcaaacaacaacaataacagtaATCTCCTAAACAACAACAAACGTAGAAGAGAAATTTGCGATGCACTTGCCAAATCTTCCCAAAAAAGGAGTAAAAAGCCATCCTGA
- the LOC132609244 gene encoding transcription factor GTE1-like isoform X3 — protein sequence MENRNDAAPDLPIQELNENENAVSAENIKERVDEMVGKVDQLEQRLNGVEHFYSNTSKKQSNTPRGSSILKDKEKQISSFKRRQQDASRRQAAGTRRMQELVRQFGTIIRQSICQITQHKWAEPFMEPVDVKGLGLHDYYEVIEKPMDFSTIKSKMEVKDGSGYKHVREICADVRLIFKNAMKYNEERDDVHVMARTLLGKFEEKWLQLLPKVDEEEKRRKEEEAEAQQDMQLAQEAVHAKMAKDLSLELDEVDMQLEELREMVLQKCRKMSTEDKKKLGNALTRLSPEDLNKALLIVAQNDPTFQATATEVELDMNVQSESTLWKLKFFVQDVLHAQGKSPASIGANNNNNSNLLNNNKRRREICDALAKSSQKRSKKPS from the exons ATGGAGAATAGAAACGACGCAGCTCCTGACCTCCCAATACAAGAGCTTAATGAGAATGAAAATGCTGTTTCTGCTGAAAATATCAAAGAACGTGTTGATGAAATGGTTGGGAAGGTTGATCAG CTTGAGCAGAGACTGAATGGTGTTGAGCATTTCTATTCCAATACTAGTAAAAAGCAATCAAACACGCCAAGAGGTAGCTCTATCCTGAAAGACAAAGAGAAACAGATTTCTAGCTTTAAAAGGCGGCAGCAGGATGCATCACGTAGACAAGCAGCTGGTACCAGGAGAATGCAAGAACTTGTGCGCCAATTTGGTACTATAATACGTCAG TCTATTTGTCAGATCACTCAGCACAAGTGGGCAGAACCTTTTATGGAACCCGTGGATGTTAAGGGTCTTGGATTGCACGATTACTATGAG GTTATTGAGAAGCCTATGGACTTTAGTACTATCAAAAGCAAGATGGAAGTAAAGGATGGTTCTGGCTATAAGCATGTCCGAGAGATATGTGCAGACGTTAGGCTAATATTTAAGAATGCAATGAAATACAATGAGGAAAGGGATGACGTTCATGTAATGGCGAGAACCTTATTGGGAAAATTTGAGGAGAAATGGTTGCAGCTTTTGCCAAAAGTGGATGAAGAG GAAAAACGGCGAAAGGAAGAGGAAGCAGAAGCCCAACAGGATATGCAGCTCGCTCAAGAGGCTGTTCATGCCAAAATGGCTAAAGATTTAAGCCTTGAG CTTGATGAGGTGGACATGCAACTGGAAGAACTCAGGGAAATGGTGCTTCAGAAATGCAG AAAGATGTCAACGGAAGACAAGAAAAAACTTGGAAATGCGCTCACAAGGCTTTCTCCTGAAGATCTTAATAAGGCACTATTGATTGTGGCACAAAATGATCCCACTTTCCAAGCGACAGCAACAGAAGTGGAGCTTGACATGAACGTTCAG AGCGAGTCCACATTATGGAAGTTGAAATTCTTCGTACAGGATGTGTTACATGCACAGGGAAAGAGCCCAGCGAGCATCGGagcaaacaacaacaataacagtaATCTCCTAAACAACAACAAACGTAGAAGAGAAATTTGCGATGCACTTGCCAAATCTTCCCAAAAAAGGAGTAAAAAGCCATCCTGA
- the LOC132610637 gene encoding uncharacterized protein LOC132610637 translates to MNNYHSRRILTLDESSRKRKDRETFCSSSSSSRPSNLLTAVSNASVTTSFSKAEPNNQKMPNPVLAGYMAYEFLTKGTLLGQKFDPARAKAVPVNALAEPVKKRKTEPGRNGKVKQPSQSYDELASLLRSDGTHIPGIVNPSQLSQWIQM, encoded by the coding sequence ATGAATAATTATCACTCACGTCGAATCTTAACACTTGACGAGTCATCACGCAAGCGAAAAGACCGAGAGACGTTTTGTTCTTCTTCCTCTTCATCAAGACCGTCAAATTTACTAACGGCTGTTAGTAATGCTAGTGTTACGACGTCGTTTAGCAAAGCCGAGCCGAATAATCAAAAAATGCCTAATCCAGTTTTAGCTGGTTATATGGCTTATGAGTTTTTAACAAAAGGGACTTTATTGGGTCAAAAGTTTGACCCGGCTCGAGCTAAAGCTGTTCCTGTGAACGCTTTAGCCGAGCCGGTCAAGAAGCGAAAAACCGAGCCGGGTAGGAACGGGAAGGTGAAGCAGCCGAGCCAGAGTTATGATGAGTTGGCGAGTTTGTTGAGGAGTGATGGGACCCACATTCCTGGGATTGTTAATCCTAGTCAGCTGTCACAGTGGATTCAGATGTGA